The Paenibacillus sp. RUD330 genome has a segment encoding these proteins:
- a CDS encoding ABC transporter permease, whose protein sequence is MKSLIEEWKYAAGSKFLLAVFIGPLIAALFFGLMFSQNQISESPVVVIDEDHSAYSRQLISTINASPYMKVAAVRASRMNPEVLLANEQAVAVIMLPDRLEQHKLQGKSSTIGILMDNTMPTGLTGIRTAIQEILATENTALAVTRLAQGGMDAETAKGLLSPLSLHQRMLFNPTTSYAGTMVLGFVNIIVLMITTNAAGSIAPRLRKEGKLLADGASPVQLWVRSVPYAALTACSLILSYGLLKQFGNMRFEAELHLFMIPLLVYSFALSLMGMLIGYTAKDASKVGSRTSLVVYPSFLATGVQLSPLAFPVFFQVTAWALPMNGLNRAIRGMAFRHGSIAAYSMEIGALVVIIGIVSLLIGMLMFREAGKLDASVEPPAH, encoded by the coding sequence ATGAAATCGCTGATTGAGGAATGGAAATACGCGGCGGGGAGCAAGTTCCTGCTTGCGGTTTTCATCGGCCCGCTGATCGCAGCTTTGTTTTTTGGGCTAATGTTTTCCCAAAATCAAATCAGTGAATCCCCGGTTGTTGTAATTGACGAGGATCACAGCGCTTATTCGCGGCAGCTGATCTCCACGATAAACGCGTCCCCATACATGAAGGTCGCGGCTGTACGGGCAAGCCGCATGAATCCCGAGGTTTTGCTTGCCAACGAGCAGGCGGTGGCGGTCATCATGCTGCCGGATCGACTGGAGCAGCACAAGCTGCAAGGGAAGTCCTCGACGATCGGAATTCTCATGGACAATACCATGCCCACAGGGCTTACGGGGATCCGCACCGCGATTCAAGAAATTCTGGCAACGGAGAATACGGCTCTTGCCGTGACACGGCTCGCTCAGGGCGGAATGGATGCGGAGACGGCCAAGGGGCTCTTGTCCCCCTTGTCTCTCCATCAGCGGATGCTGTTCAATCCGACGACAAGTTATGCCGGCACGATGGTTCTTGGATTCGTGAATATCATTGTGCTCATGATCACAACGAATGCGGCCGGATCGATCGCCCCTCGGCTTCGCAAGGAAGGAAAGCTGCTTGCGGACGGCGCCTCGCCTGTCCAGCTCTGGGTTCGCAGCGTGCCTTACGCGGCATTGACCGCATGCTCCTTGATTTTGAGCTATGGTCTATTGAAGCAATTTGGGAATATGCGTTTTGAAGCGGAGCTCCATCTCTTTATGATTCCCTTGCTCGTCTATTCCTTTGCCCTGTCTCTTATGGGGATGCTGATCGGTTATACGGCCAAGGATGCGTCCAAAGTCGGGTCAAGAACGAGTCTTGTCGTCTATCCCTCGTTTCTAGCTACGGGAGTTCAGCTGAGCCCGCTGGCGTTCCCTGTATTCTTCCAGGTGACCGCATGGGCGCTGCCGATGAACGGGCTGAACCGCGCCATTCGCGGCATGGCATTCCGGCATGGTTCGATTGCCGCATACAGCATGGAGATCGGAGCACTCGTGGTCATTATCGGCATCGTCTCCTTGCTCATCGGAATGCTGATGTTCCGTGAAGCGGGCAAGCTGGACGCTTCCGTGGAGCCGCCTGCGCATTGA
- a CDS encoding sigma-70 family RNA polymerase sigma factor — MRHSFELNESVRRALDLYSQSLIKIAFAYLKNIADAEEVAQEVFLAYLQKRPVFESGEHEKAWLIRTAINKSKNMLKTGWFRSRNPVPENLSCLAREENEILQAVLALDKKYRIPIHLHYYEGYSIQEIAVIMQSKPATVGTWLARGRALLKEKIGGMEDEEICL, encoded by the coding sequence GTGCGCCATTCATTTGAGCTCAATGAATCTGTGCGGCGGGCCTTGGACTTATATTCGCAAAGCCTGATCAAAATCGCCTTTGCCTATTTGAAAAATATAGCGGATGCGGAAGAAGTGGCGCAGGAAGTGTTTCTCGCCTATTTGCAAAAGCGCCCTGTATTCGAAAGCGGAGAGCATGAAAAGGCGTGGCTGATTCGAACCGCGATCAATAAAAGCAAAAATATGCTGAAAACGGGATGGTTCAGGAGCAGAAACCCGGTTCCGGAAAACCTCAGCTGCCTCGCCAGGGAGGAAAACGAGATTTTGCAGGCGGTGCTCGCCTTGGACAAGAAATATCGGATCCCGATTCACCTGCACTATTATGAAGGTTATTCGATCCAGGAAATTGCCGTCATCATGCAGTCCAAGCCCGCAACGGTAGGAACATGGCTGGCAAGAGGACGCGCCCTCTTAAAAGAGAAGATCGGAGGCATGGAGGATGAAGAAATCTGTTTATAA
- a CDS encoding HlyD family efflux transporter periplasmic adaptor subunit: protein MLEAEQKTVVYDKTSGKIVHIHAFAGDAIKQGDILFQVKSAEGAEVDMLSPEDGLMSRILINAGDELAPGMPVAVVQRSAYYADLYVQEGEIQKLKVDKSVKVHFPYLKRPVEGDGVVASISAAPQFASMRMTREKGQADLSMFLVRISIRADSGLLPGMTAEVDLDEIAD from the coding sequence GTGCTTGAAGCGGAGCAAAAGACGGTCGTATATGACAAGACCTCGGGAAAAATCGTTCATATCCATGCGTTCGCCGGCGATGCTATCAAGCAGGGCGACATTCTGTTCCAGGTCAAGTCAGCCGAAGGAGCCGAAGTGGATATGCTATCTCCGGAGGATGGACTCATGAGCAGAATCCTGATAAACGCGGGAGATGAGCTGGCGCCGGGCATGCCGGTTGCTGTCGTGCAAAGGAGCGCTTATTATGCGGATCTCTATGTGCAGGAAGGAGAAATTCAGAAGCTTAAGGTCGATAAAAGCGTGAAGGTCCATTTTCCCTATTTAAAGCGTCCTGTTGAGGGAGATGGCGTTGTCGCTTCGATCTCGGCCGCACCTCAGTTCGCCAGCATGCGCATGACGCGTGAGAAAGGGCAGGCTGACCTGAGCATGTTCCTTGTCCGGATATCCATACGTGCAGACTCCGGCCTTCTTCCGGGCATGACTGCGGAGGTGGACCTTGATGAAATCGCTGATTGA
- a CDS encoding TetR/AcrR family transcriptional regulator, producing MNKKQQQTEQTKKKIAEAARTLFIQKGYKATSIDEIVKATGCSAGNIYYHFKNKEGLILHLLDEWNQEWEETWLAQEHRYETAIEKLYGMAEHLALDQWNHPLAKAVDEFFNLSDKTSDVEERMSEIVQGYLLFNRQLLQKGIDSGEFAVADVDAAAMILDSLLYGLSQHTRRMRRDEALAAYRTAMEMLLHGIAKAAR from the coding sequence GTGAACAAAAAGCAGCAGCAGACCGAGCAGACAAAGAAAAAGATCGCCGAAGCAGCGCGGACGCTGTTCATTCAAAAGGGATACAAGGCCACATCGATCGACGAGATCGTCAAGGCGACCGGCTGCAGCGCCGGCAACATCTATTATCATTTCAAGAACAAGGAAGGCCTTATTCTCCATCTGCTGGACGAATGGAATCAGGAATGGGAAGAGACATGGCTGGCGCAGGAGCATCGCTACGAGACCGCGATCGAGAAGCTGTACGGGATGGCCGAGCATCTGGCTCTCGATCAGTGGAACCACCCTCTGGCCAAAGCCGTCGACGAGTTCTTCAACCTTTCGGACAAAACATCGGATGTGGAAGAACGGATGAGCGAGATCGTCCAGGGGTATCTTCTCTTCAACCGCCAGCTGCTCCAGAAAGGCATCGACAGCGGAGAGTTCGCCGTCGCGGACGTGGATGCCGCGGCCATGATTCTGGACAGCCTGCTGTACGGCCTCAGCCAGCATACCCGGCGGATGCGGCGCGACGAAGCGCTTGCCGCATATCGAACGGCCATGGAGATGCTCTTGCACGGCATCGCCAAGGCGGCCCGTTAG
- a CDS encoding TetR/AcrR family transcriptional regulator encodes MPYPEGHKLKVRGKIIESAAQAFRTNGIRDISVPFIMRGAGLTHGGFYTHFDNKEQLVAEACRYAIDDTIALLQQAADREKEEHKIDAVIDYYLSPYHRDRTEMGCILPALSSEISRSSEEVRQVYTRELERMIGFISRTAKIDAAASGALLSTMVGALLLARSVADRKLSDSLLEASKEQAKRSMKV; translated from the coding sequence ATGCCTTATCCCGAAGGCCATAAACTGAAAGTCAGAGGCAAGATCATCGAAAGCGCCGCTCAAGCTTTTCGTACGAATGGAATCCGCGACATCAGCGTCCCTTTCATCATGAGAGGAGCCGGATTGACTCATGGAGGATTCTATACGCATTTCGACAACAAGGAGCAATTGGTCGCCGAAGCCTGCCGGTATGCCATCGATGACACGATTGCGCTGCTGCAGCAAGCCGCTGACCGGGAAAAGGAAGAACACAAAATCGATGCGGTCATTGATTACTACTTAAGCCCATATCATCGTGACCGAACAGAGATGGGCTGCATCCTGCCTGCCTTGTCCAGTGAAATATCCCGTTCCTCCGAGGAGGTTCGGCAGGTGTACACCCGCGAGCTGGAACGAATGATCGGCTTTATTTCCCGTACGGCAAAAATAGACGCCGCTGCAAGCGGCGCATTGCTCAGTACGATGGTCGGAGCGCTGCTGCTGGCTCGATCCGTCGCGGACCGCAAACTCAGCGACAGCCTGCTCGAGGCAAGCAAGGAGCAGGCCAAGAGATCGATGAAGGTCTAG
- a CDS encoding glucose 1-dehydrogenase: MLDRKIAVVTGAGSGIGRATSLKMAGYGAKLVVVDFNEATGQETVRLIQEQGGEAIFVQADVSKAEDVQRYVQAALEAFGRIDVFFNNAGVVQKFSKLADIEESEFDRIMSVNVRGVFLGMKYVLQVMEKQESGAIINTASTAGVKSEHSASAYSASKHAVVGLTKGAAMEYVKKGIRVNGICPGGVETALTKGVEQAFMSGGYVPEEVANMRMGRYAQPEELAEVVCFLASDRASYMTGSIVLADGGLTL; this comes from the coding sequence ATGTTGGACCGTAAAATTGCAGTTGTGACGGGAGCGGGAAGCGGCATCGGCCGCGCCACCAGCTTGAAAATGGCAGGCTACGGAGCGAAGCTCGTCGTCGTCGACTTCAACGAGGCGACAGGCCAGGAGACGGTACGCCTCATTCAGGAGCAAGGCGGCGAAGCGATCTTCGTGCAGGCCGACGTATCGAAAGCCGAGGACGTCCAGCGCTATGTGCAGGCGGCCCTGGAAGCCTTCGGACGCATCGACGTGTTCTTCAACAACGCAGGCGTCGTGCAGAAATTTTCCAAGCTGGCGGATATCGAGGAGAGCGAGTTCGACCGGATCATGAGCGTGAATGTGCGCGGCGTATTCCTCGGCATGAAATACGTCCTCCAGGTCATGGAGAAGCAGGAGAGCGGCGCAATCATCAATACCGCCTCCACCGCTGGCGTGAAAAGCGAGCACAGCGCTTCGGCGTATTCCGCCAGCAAGCATGCGGTCGTCGGCCTGACGAAGGGCGCGGCGATGGAATACGTGAAGAAGGGCATCCGCGTCAACGGCATCTGCCCGGGCGGAGTCGAGACGGCGCTGACGAAGGGCGTGGAGCAGGCGTTCATGTCCGGAGGCTACGTGCCGGAGGAAGTCGCCAACATGCGGATGGGGCGTTACGCGCAGCCCGAGGAGCTGGCCGAGGTCGTCTGCTTCCTCGCTTCCGACCGCGCCAGCTACATGACCGGCTCGATCGTGCTCGCCGACGGCGGACTGACCCTGTAA
- a CDS encoding MFS transporter, with protein MTLLLKKRGAILLLMLNLFLVFTGIGLVIPIMPKFMELLGINGSLVGLLVAAFSLTQLLFSPLAGRLADAFGRKRMIVAGMTVFAVSEALFGMAEQPWLLFASRLLGGVSAALIMPAVMAYAADVTTREERAAGMGYINAAITTGFIIGPGIGGYIAEFGLRVPFYAAGAAGLIAACLTFFVLQESKPAAEAEAPADAAPSPVRPQKGLVAQLLTAHREPYFLSLIVVFTLSFGLANFETVFGLFVDHQFGFGPKDIAFIITFGSIAGAVVQVTAFGWILNRFGEKRVITTCLLFAGIFILMTLFVHTFWLIFAVTFIVFLAIDILRPAISTQMSMLAKNEQGYVAGLNSAFTSLGNIAGPIIAGVLFDVNIHYPYTLASIVLLLCFAMSLRMERGRPRETPESGRLPS; from the coding sequence ATGACTCTATTGCTGAAAAAACGCGGAGCCATCCTGCTCCTTATGCTCAATCTCTTTTTAGTGTTTACGGGGATCGGCCTCGTCATTCCGATCATGCCGAAGTTCATGGAGCTGCTCGGCATCAACGGCAGCCTGGTCGGACTGCTTGTAGCCGCCTTCTCGCTTACCCAGCTGCTGTTCTCGCCGCTGGCGGGTCGCCTGGCCGATGCTTTCGGCCGCAAGAGGATGATCGTCGCCGGCATGACGGTGTTCGCCGTGTCGGAGGCTTTGTTCGGAATGGCCGAGCAGCCGTGGCTGCTGTTCGCCTCCCGGCTGCTTGGCGGCGTCAGCGCCGCCTTGATCATGCCGGCGGTCATGGCTTACGCGGCGGACGTCACGACCCGCGAAGAGCGCGCGGCCGGTATGGGCTACATCAACGCGGCCATTACGACCGGCTTCATCATCGGGCCCGGAATCGGCGGCTACATCGCCGAGTTCGGCCTGCGCGTCCCTTTCTACGCCGCAGGCGCAGCAGGATTGATAGCGGCCTGCCTCACCTTTTTCGTCCTGCAGGAATCCAAGCCGGCCGCCGAGGCCGAAGCGCCGGCCGATGCAGCGCCTTCTCCGGTCAGGCCGCAGAAGGGCCTGGTCGCCCAGCTCCTGACCGCCCACCGCGAGCCTTATTTCCTCAGCCTGATCGTCGTGTTCACGTTGTCGTTCGGACTCGCCAACTTCGAGACGGTGTTCGGCCTGTTCGTGGACCATCAGTTCGGATTCGGGCCGAAGGACATCGCTTTCATCATCACGTTCGGTTCCATCGCCGGCGCCGTCGTCCAGGTGACCGCCTTCGGCTGGATCCTGAATCGGTTCGGCGAGAAGCGCGTCATCACCACCTGCCTGCTGTTTGCCGGCATCTTCATCCTGATGACCTTGTTCGTGCATACGTTCTGGCTCATCTTCGCCGTGACCTTCATCGTCTTTCTGGCGATTGACATTCTGCGGCCCGCCATCAGCACCCAGATGTCCATGCTCGCCAAAAACGAGCAGGGCTACGTGGCCGGCCTGAATTCGGCCTTCACCAGCCTCGGCAACATTGCGGGACCGATCATCGCCGGTGTCCTGTTCGATGTGAATATTCATTATCCGTATACGCTCGCCAGCATTGTCCTGCTGCTCTGCTTCGCCATGTCGCTGCGGATGGAGCGCGGACGCCCGCGGGAGACGCCGGAATCCGGACGGCTGCCGAGCTGA
- a CDS encoding SDR family NAD(P)-dependent oxidoreductase: MNKAIVIGATGGTGAAVTEELLRRGIPVIAFGRSLRKLSRLAEELGNPAALTLATGDAFSADEVEAASKEADVLFHCANVPYQDMAERLLPLGEAVMEAANRLRLKIVVMDGIYPYGKRQAEWVNESHPKEPHTRKGRIRLKYGQMVFDRRWGHARPLIVRLPDYYGPSANQASYLGSTMEAVAAGKPAMFIGNMHVPREYVYLPDAARMTVELALRDDAYGEEWNLPGAGEITGAEIVRIARLASGVSKPVIPLGRVGLSLLGLFVPAMKEVVEMLYLTKEPLRLSGEKYARRIGPIAATSYEEGITATIGRLKGAGSSPKPNGARMEVSPGNPK; this comes from the coding sequence ATGAACAAAGCCATTGTCATCGGAGCTACTGGAGGAACGGGTGCGGCAGTCACGGAGGAGCTGCTCCGGAGGGGGATCCCGGTCATTGCCTTTGGCCGTTCACTCCGCAAGCTGAGCCGCTTGGCGGAGGAGCTCGGCAATCCCGCCGCACTGACGCTGGCGACGGGAGACGCCTTCTCTGCCGATGAGGTTGAAGCCGCGTCGAAGGAAGCCGATGTCCTCTTCCATTGCGCCAACGTTCCCTACCAGGACATGGCCGAGCGCTTGCTTCCGCTGGGGGAGGCCGTCATGGAGGCGGCGAATCGGCTGCGTCTGAAGATCGTCGTCATGGACGGGATTTACCCTTACGGGAAGAGGCAGGCCGAATGGGTGAACGAATCCCATCCCAAGGAGCCTCATACCCGCAAAGGGCGGATCAGGCTGAAGTATGGGCAAATGGTATTCGACCGGCGGTGGGGACATGCCCGTCCCTTGATCGTCCGGCTGCCGGACTATTACGGACCGTCTGCGAATCAAGCTTCCTACCTGGGCTCTACGATGGAAGCCGTCGCGGCCGGAAAGCCGGCCATGTTCATTGGAAACATGCATGTGCCCCGCGAATACGTGTATTTGCCGGATGCGGCCAGAATGACCGTAGAGCTCGCACTGAGGGACGATGCCTATGGAGAGGAATGGAACCTGCCTGGCGCGGGAGAAATAACGGGCGCTGAGATCGTCCGCATCGCCAGACTGGCGAGCGGCGTATCCAAGCCTGTGATTCCGCTCGGCCGGGTCGGCCTGTCCTTGCTGGGACTCTTCGTGCCGGCCATGAAGGAAGTGGTGGAGATGCTCTACCTGACCAAGGAGCCGCTGCGTCTCAGCGGGGAAAAGTATGCGAGACGAATCGGTCCGATCGCGGCCACGAGTTACGAGGAAGGCATTACGGCTACGATAGGCAGGCTCAAAGGAGCAGGCTCTTCGCCAAAACCTAACGGTGCGCGAATGGAAGTATCACCAGGTAATCCGAAGTAA
- the lpdA gene encoding dihydrolipoyl dehydrogenase — MRKLEAVDALVIGSGPGGYEAARRCAQLGMKTSIVERAQLGGVCTHVGCIPSKALIAEAHRYASSRHWGQIEGSAFFSNAQAFKQGVVTKQAGGVRYLLNAAGVQILEGEAGFIDEHTAAVKQTGTDRVISFKHAILATGSRPIELPALPFGGRILSSSEALSLSHIPTRLVVIGGGYIGVELGQMYANFGTKVTMLEAGERVLPGFEAELAAPVIRQLQADGITILTEATAVKAEQTADGLTLHYLKNGELHRIDAEHVLVTVGRKPNTDGSLGLERIKLPLTSKGQLETDGQCRTAIPHIFAIGDVAKGPSLAHKASYEAKVAAEAIAGKPSAVDYKAIPLVVFSEPELASVGLGEADARAAAIPVVIGKSSFGINGRALALQAPEGFVKLIADPSSGIVRGAQIVGAEASTLISELALAIEMGATVEDLAMTIHPHPTLGEVIMEAAENAVRKLAMDSNKEQHARERSWRGGGQHEA; from the coding sequence ATGAGAAAGCTTGAAGCGGTTGATGCGTTGGTCATAGGGTCGGGTCCGGGAGGGTATGAGGCTGCACGGAGATGTGCGCAGCTGGGAATGAAGACGTCGATCGTCGAGCGTGCCCAGCTGGGCGGAGTCTGCACTCATGTCGGCTGCATTCCTTCCAAAGCATTGATTGCGGAAGCGCACCGCTACGCGTCCAGCAGGCACTGGGGCCAGATAGAGGGCTCGGCTTTCTTCTCGAATGCTCAAGCATTCAAGCAAGGTGTCGTGACGAAGCAGGCCGGAGGAGTCCGCTATCTGTTGAATGCGGCAGGAGTGCAGATTCTGGAAGGAGAGGCCGGCTTTATCGACGAGCATACAGCGGCCGTCAAGCAAACAGGGACAGATCGGGTGATTTCATTCAAACACGCCATACTGGCAACGGGCTCCCGTCCGATCGAGCTCCCGGCCTTGCCGTTCGGCGGCCGTATTTTGTCTTCCTCCGAAGCGCTGTCGCTCTCTCATATTCCAACCCGTCTGGTTGTCATTGGCGGAGGATACATCGGCGTGGAGCTCGGACAGATGTATGCCAACTTCGGAACGAAGGTGACGATGCTGGAGGCAGGGGAACGAGTATTGCCGGGATTCGAGGCGGAGCTTGCCGCTCCTGTAATCCGGCAGCTGCAAGCCGACGGCATCACGATCCTGACAGAGGCGACAGCCGTAAAGGCAGAGCAGACAGCGGATGGCCTCACTCTACATTATTTGAAAAACGGGGAGCTTCATCGGATTGACGCGGAGCATGTGCTCGTGACGGTAGGCAGAAAGCCGAATACAGACGGGAGCCTGGGGTTGGAGCGCATCAAGTTGCCCCTGACAAGCAAGGGACAGCTTGAAACCGACGGCCAGTGCAGAACGGCTATCCCGCATATTTTTGCGATCGGCGACGTTGCCAAGGGACCTTCGCTCGCCCATAAAGCTTCCTATGAAGCTAAGGTAGCCGCAGAAGCCATCGCAGGCAAGCCTTCTGCAGTCGACTACAAAGCGATTCCGCTGGTCGTCTTTTCCGAGCCGGAGCTAGCCAGCGTCGGGCTCGGCGAAGCGGATGCGCGGGCAGCGGCTATTCCGGTTGTCATCGGCAAGTCCTCCTTCGGCATCAACGGCCGAGCATTGGCGCTCCAGGCGCCGGAAGGGTTCGTCAAATTGATCGCAGATCCTTCGTCGGGAATCGTAAGGGGAGCGCAAATCGTAGGCGCAGAAGCGTCGACGCTCATATCGGAGCTTGCCCTGGCCATCGAGATGGGGGCGACCGTCGAGGATCTGGCTATGACCATCCATCCCCATCCCACTTTGGGAGAGGTGATCATGGAGGCAGCCGAGAACGCCGTTCGCAAGCTTGCGATGGACAGCAACAAAGAGCAGCACGCTAGGGAGCGCTCATGGAGAGGGGGAGGGCAGCATGAAGCTTAG
- a CDS encoding response regulator transcription factor, which produces MNILLAEDDKKLGKLVKYMLEKKGGYHVDWVETGEDALEYARQSSYDVLILDWMMPRTDGIEVCKSLRAANYGQAILLLTAKDALQDKVLGLDAGADDYLTKPFEMDEMLARLRSLTRRNFAPIQADVLTFGRFTLNRASRQLFRSGEEIFLSQREYQLLDVFVQNSGHVLNREVILDRVWGFGSEVSYKNVDVTVKMLRDKLEAAEGEARIHSVRGVGYRFEK; this is translated from the coding sequence ATGAACATTCTTCTTGCCGAAGACGACAAGAAACTGGGCAAGCTGGTGAAATACATGCTGGAGAAAAAAGGCGGCTACCATGTCGATTGGGTCGAAACAGGGGAGGATGCGCTGGAATATGCCAGGCAATCCTCCTATGATGTCCTGATCCTGGACTGGATGATGCCCCGTACGGATGGAATCGAGGTGTGCAAGAGCCTGCGCGCCGCGAATTATGGCCAAGCCATCCTCCTGTTGACGGCCAAGGACGCCCTGCAGGATAAAGTGCTCGGGCTTGATGCCGGAGCGGACGACTATTTGACCAAGCCGTTCGAGATGGATGAGATGCTGGCGCGCCTCCGCTCCCTCACACGTCGCAATTTCGCCCCTATCCAAGCGGATGTGCTGACGTTCGGGAGGTTTACGTTGAACCGCGCCTCGCGCCAGCTGTTCAGGAGCGGGGAGGAGATTTTCCTCAGCCAGCGGGAATACCAGCTGCTGGATGTATTCGTTCAGAACAGCGGCCATGTATTGAACCGGGAGGTCATTCTGGATCGCGTATGGGGATTCGGAAGCGAGGTGTCCTACAAGAATGTGGACGTCACGGTCAAGATGCTTCGGGACAAATTGGAGGCTGCGGAGGGAGAAGCGAGAATCCACAGCGTCAGGGGAGTAGGCTACCGGTTTGAAAAATAA
- a CDS encoding TetR/AcrR family transcriptional regulator: MAKNESVSANRRSDIISAAIEVFAEAGYYRTTTAQVAQRAGISQPYVFRFFATKEALLLAALEASWERVAESFRQVIASSTGERLERELISAYERILSSHRQETLLQMQAQTMLEEPIRTAMKAGLGEVRRLVQDSFRAAGIPDPEDRTMLFLARGMLCNVSMALNMPELMKG; this comes from the coding sequence ATGGCAAAAAACGAATCCGTATCGGCCAATCGGCGATCGGACATCATATCGGCGGCAATCGAGGTTTTCGCGGAAGCGGGGTATTACAGGACGACGACGGCGCAGGTCGCCCAGCGGGCAGGCATTTCCCAGCCTTATGTGTTCCGCTTTTTCGCGACCAAGGAGGCGCTGCTGCTCGCTGCGCTGGAGGCTTCCTGGGAACGGGTGGCGGAATCGTTCCGGCAGGTGATCGCTTCCTCGACCGGCGAGAGGCTGGAAAGGGAACTGATCTCCGCGTACGAGCGGATTCTTTCGTCCCACCGACAGGAGACGCTCCTTCAGATGCAGGCTCAGACGATGCTGGAGGAGCCGATCCGGACGGCGATGAAGGCAGGACTCGGAGAAGTCCGCCGCTTGGTGCAGGATTCGTTCCGGGCGGCGGGGATTCCGGATCCGGAAGATCGAACGATGCTTTTTCTGGCCCGGGGAATGCTTTGCAACGTATCCATGGCTTTGAATATGCCGGAACTGATGAAGGGCTGA
- a CDS encoding helix-turn-helix domain-containing protein has product MNKLPELAVFGRLLHDALGVPVFVIHPGRRIEAEYANDSLRTNPYFASFVRGQVSGYEYALYAADRPVHFTRSRLQYFFVNALDEERLAGTLVLGPLVQERPHDGLWSEELENLHAANRRPLLDLYEEVPLLPPERARALSLMVHYAIRRQPVDLSASLPAEAPPEEPAAMKAESESDAELSRGRRSGLLHANLAHERVLLHYVRTGEKERMRTFAMEFIIGEDEFGVLAKRSRLRSEKNLMITGIALICRAAVEGGLHEEDAFTLSDYYIQQLEEMGSLQEVGAVMTKALFDFVDRVAQVRRGHYSPAVQDCLHEIASQLYGDLTLGRLAERAHLSPNYLSGLFKKEVGLTLSDYIQRERIEEAKKLLALTDYPVADIAAWLSFHDQSYFIKVFKKWEGTTPRAYRRSERRPMRKLH; this is encoded by the coding sequence ATGAACAAGCTGCCGGAGCTGGCCGTTTTTGGCCGGCTTCTCCATGATGCGCTGGGGGTGCCGGTTTTCGTCATCCATCCGGGGAGGAGGATCGAAGCCGAATACGCCAACGATTCGCTTCGGACCAACCCTTATTTCGCTTCCTTCGTCCGCGGACAGGTATCCGGCTACGAATATGCGCTTTATGCCGCCGACCGGCCGGTCCACTTCACCCGCTCCCGGCTGCAATACTTCTTCGTGAACGCGCTCGACGAGGAGCGTCTGGCCGGCACGCTCGTGCTCGGCCCTCTCGTGCAGGAGCGTCCCCATGACGGGCTGTGGAGCGAAGAGCTGGAGAACCTCCATGCGGCCAATCGCCGCCCGCTGCTAGACCTGTACGAAGAGGTGCCGCTCCTGCCTCCGGAACGCGCCCGCGCGCTCAGCCTGATGGTCCACTATGCTATCCGCCGGCAGCCTGTCGATCTGTCCGCGAGCCTGCCTGCCGAAGCTCCCCCGGAAGAGCCTGCAGCCATGAAGGCGGAATCGGAGTCGGACGCAGAGCTGTCCCGCGGCCGCCGCAGCGGGCTGCTCCATGCGAACCTGGCCCATGAGCGCGTCCTGCTGCATTATGTGCGGACCGGGGAGAAGGAGCGGATGCGCACCTTCGCGATGGAATTCATCATCGGCGAGGATGAGTTCGGCGTGCTGGCCAAGCGCAGCCGGCTCCGCAGCGAGAAGAACCTGATGATAACAGGCATCGCCCTCATCTGCCGGGCGGCGGTCGAGGGCGGCCTGCATGAGGAGGACGCGTTCACGCTCAGCGACTACTACATCCAGCAGCTGGAGGAGATGGGCTCGCTGCAGGAGGTCGGAGCCGTCATGACGAAGGCGCTGTTCGACTTCGTCGACCGGGTGGCGCAGGTGCGCCGGGGCCATTATTCGCCGGCCGTGCAGGACTGCCTGCATGAGATCGCGAGCCAGCTGTACGGCGATCTGACGCTGGGACGGCTCGCCGAGCGCGCTCATCTCAGCCCCAATTACCTGTCCGGACTGTTCAAGAAGGAGGTCGGACTCACCCTCTCCGACTACATCCAGCGCGAGCGGATCGAGGAAGCCAAGAAGCTGCTGGCCCTGACCGATTATCCGGTCGCCGACATCGCCGCATGGCTGAGCTTTCACGACCAGAGCTATTTCATCAAGGTGTTCAAGAAATGGGAAGGGACGACTCCGCGCGCCTACCGCCGTTCGGAGCGGAGGCCGATGCGGAAGCTTCATTAG